Proteins encoded in a region of the Ralstonia pseudosolanacearum genome:
- the nuoL gene encoding NADH-quinone oxidoreductase subunit L — protein sequence MATTLNPNLLLAIPLAPLAGAAIAGLFGTQFFGEKIGRAASHSVTILGVAIAFILSALVLFDVMGGAGYNGTVYEWMAVGSLKMEVGFLIDSLTAMMMCVVTFVSLMVHIYTIGYMQEDPGYNRFFSYISLFTFSMLMLVMSNNFLQLFFGWEAVGLVSYLLIGFWFKRPTAIYANMKAFLVNRVGDFGFVLGIGLLLAYSGSLSYADVFAARDNLATIGFPGTDWHMLTVACICLFIGAMGKSAQFPLHVWLPDSMEGPTPISALIHAATMVTAGIFMVARMSPLFELSDTALSVVLVIGAITALFMGFLGIIQTDIKRVVAYSTLSQLGYMTVALGASAYQVAVFHLMTHAFFKALLFLGAGSVIMGMHHDQDMRNMGGLRKYMPITWLTSLVGSLALIGTPFFSGFYSKDSIIEAVRESHLPGAGFAYWAVLAGVFVTAFYSFRMYFLVFHGEERFGKEDSHHEGNHVDEEETADHHHGLAPGQKPHESPWVVTVPLVLLAIPSVIVGAMAIQPMLFGEFFKHGVVFTDVIFNAEHHEAMKVLAEDFHGWVGMALHGFTSAPFILLASGVVLSWFFYLKRPDIPAAIAKRFSGLYTLLDNKYYMDKINEIVFANGAVKFGRGLWKGGDQGVIDGVVVNGSARLVGWFASVVRLLQSGYIYDYAFAMIVGTVLLLTYFVFLAGK from the coding sequence ATGGCTACCACGCTCAATCCCAACCTGCTGCTGGCGATCCCGCTCGCGCCGCTGGCCGGCGCGGCGATCGCCGGGCTGTTCGGCACCCAGTTTTTCGGCGAGAAGATCGGCCGCGCGGCATCCCACAGCGTCACCATCCTCGGTGTTGCGATCGCCTTCATCCTGTCGGCGCTGGTGCTGTTCGACGTGATGGGCGGCGCCGGTTACAACGGTACCGTCTATGAATGGATGGCGGTCGGCTCGCTGAAGATGGAAGTCGGCTTCCTCATCGATTCGCTGACCGCGATGATGATGTGCGTGGTGACCTTCGTCTCGCTGATGGTGCACATCTACACCATCGGCTACATGCAGGAAGACCCGGGCTACAACCGCTTCTTCTCGTACATCTCGCTGTTCACCTTCTCGATGCTGATGCTCGTGATGAGCAACAACTTCCTGCAGCTGTTCTTCGGCTGGGAAGCGGTGGGCCTGGTGTCGTACCTGCTGATCGGTTTCTGGTTCAAGCGCCCGACGGCCATCTACGCCAACATGAAGGCGTTCCTGGTCAACCGCGTGGGTGACTTCGGCTTCGTGCTCGGTATCGGTCTGCTGTTGGCCTACAGCGGCAGCCTGAGCTACGCCGATGTGTTTGCTGCCCGCGACAACCTGGCCACGATCGGCTTCCCCGGCACCGACTGGCACATGCTGACGGTCGCCTGCATCTGCCTGTTCATCGGCGCGATGGGTAAGTCGGCACAGTTCCCGCTGCACGTGTGGCTGCCGGACTCGATGGAAGGCCCGACCCCGATTTCCGCGCTGATCCACGCGGCCACCATGGTGACGGCCGGCATCTTCATGGTCGCGCGCATGTCGCCGCTGTTCGAGCTGTCGGACACCGCGCTGTCGGTGGTGCTGGTGATCGGCGCCATCACCGCGCTGTTCATGGGCTTCCTCGGCATCATCCAGACCGACATCAAGCGCGTGGTGGCGTATTCAACGCTGTCGCAGCTCGGTTACATGACGGTGGCGCTGGGCGCGTCGGCCTACCAGGTGGCCGTGTTCCACCTGATGACCCACGCGTTCTTCAAGGCGCTGCTGTTCCTGGGCGCGGGCTCGGTCATCATGGGCATGCACCACGACCAGGACATGCGCAACATGGGCGGCCTGCGCAAGTACATGCCGATCACGTGGCTGACGTCGCTGGTGGGTTCGCTGGCGCTGATCGGCACGCCGTTCTTCTCGGGCTTCTATTCGAAGGATTCGATCATCGAGGCGGTGCGCGAGTCGCACCTGCCGGGCGCGGGCTTCGCCTACTGGGCGGTGCTGGCCGGCGTGTTCGTGACCGCGTTCTATTCGTTCCGGATGTACTTCCTGGTGTTCCACGGTGAAGAGCGCTTCGGCAAGGAAGACTCGCATCACGAGGGCAACCACGTGGACGAGGAAGAAACCGCCGACCACCACCACGGCCTGGCGCCGGGCCAGAAGCCGCACGAGTCGCCGTGGGTGGTGACGGTGCCGCTGGTACTGCTGGCGATTCCGTCGGTCATCGTCGGCGCGATGGCGATCCAGCCGATGCTGTTCGGCGAGTTCTTCAAGCACGGCGTGGTCTTCACCGATGTCATCTTCAACGCCGAGCACCACGAGGCCATGAAGGTGCTGGCCGAGGATTTCCACGGCTGGGTCGGGATGGCGCTGCACGGCTTCACGTCGGCTCCGTTTATCCTGCTGGCGTCCGGCGTGGTGCTGTCGTGGTTCTTCTACCTGAAGCGCCCGGACATTCCGGCCGCGATCGCCAAGCGTTTCTCCGGCCTCTACACGCTGCTGGACAACAAGTACTACATGGACAAGATCAACGAGATCGTCTTCGCCAACGGTGCGGTCAAGTTCGGCCGCGGCCTGTGGAAGGGCGGCGATCAGGGCGTGATCGATGGCGTGGTCGTCAACGGCAGCGCGCGTCTGGTGGGGTGGTTCGCCAGCGTGGTGCGCCTGCTCCAGTCCGGCTACATCTATGACTATGCGTTCGCGATGATCGTCGGCACGGTGCTGCTGCTGACGTACTTCGTGTTCCTGGCGGGCAAATAA
- the nuoK gene encoding NADH-quinone oxidoreductase subunit NuoK, which produces MLSLAHYLVLGAVLFAISIVGIFLNRKNVIVLLMAIELMLLAVNMNFVAFSHYLGDLAGQVFVFFILTVAAAESAIGLAILVVLFRNLDTINVDDLDSLKG; this is translated from the coding sequence ATGCTATCGCTCGCCCATTACCTCGTGCTCGGCGCCGTCCTGTTCGCCATCAGCATCGTCGGCATCTTCCTGAACCGCAAGAACGTCATCGTGCTGCTGATGGCGATCGAATTGATGCTGCTCGCGGTCAACATGAACTTCGTCGCGTTCTCCCATTACCTGGGTGACCTGGCGGGGCAGGTGTTCGTGTTTTTCATCCTGACGGTGGCCGCGGCGGAATCCGCGATCGGTCTCGCCATCCTGGTGGTGCTGTTCCGTAACCTGGACACCATCAACGTTGACGATCTGGACAGCCTCAAGGGCTGA
- a CDS encoding NADH-quinone oxidoreductase subunit J, with product MEITTIIFYCFSLVLVLSALKVITAKNPVHAALFLVLSFFTAAAIWMLLKAEFLAITLVLVYVGAVMVLFLFVVMMIDVDIEHLRRDFWTYVPMGAFVGTVIIMEMAVVLTKAFMGRSQPVQELPKALSGPNTQALGKLIYTDYIYAFEVAGAVLLLAIVAAVALTARRRKDSKAQNVADQVRVQRKDRVRLVSMPAEKVASAASTETNR from the coding sequence ATGGAAATCACGACGATCATCTTCTACTGTTTCTCGCTGGTGCTGGTGCTGTCGGCGCTGAAGGTCATCACCGCGAAGAACCCGGTGCACGCGGCGCTGTTCCTCGTGCTGTCGTTCTTCACGGCGGCGGCGATCTGGATGCTGCTGAAGGCGGAGTTCCTCGCCATCACGCTGGTGCTGGTCTACGTGGGCGCGGTGATGGTGCTGTTCCTGTTCGTGGTGATGATGATCGATGTCGATATCGAGCATCTGCGGCGCGATTTCTGGACCTACGTGCCGATGGGCGCGTTCGTGGGCACCGTCATCATCATGGAAATGGCCGTGGTCCTGACCAAGGCCTTCATGGGGCGCTCGCAGCCGGTGCAGGAACTGCCCAAGGCGCTGTCGGGCCCCAACACCCAGGCGCTCGGCAAGCTGATCTACACCGACTACATCTATGCGTTTGAAGTCGCCGGCGCGGTGCTGCTGCTGGCGATCGTGGCCGCCGTGGCGCTGACCGCCCGCCGCCGCAAGGACAGCAAGGCCCAGAACGTGGCCGACCAGGTCCGCGTGCAGCGCAAGGACCGTGTCCGCCTGGTCTCGATGCCGGCGGAGAAGGTCGCGTCCGCTGCCTCGACCGAGACCAACCGCTGA
- the nuoI gene encoding NADH-quinone oxidoreductase subunit NuoI: MLLAIKEFFNSLLLKELFKGLALTGRYLFARKITVLFPEEKTPLSPRFRGLHALRRYPNGEERCIACKLCEAVCPALAITIESDQRDDGTRRTTRYDIDLTKCIFCGFCEEACPVDAIVETHILEYHGEKRGDLYFTKDMLLAVGDRFEPEIAANKAADAKYR; encoded by the coding sequence ATGTTGCTTGCCATCAAGGAATTCTTTAACAGCCTGCTCCTGAAGGAACTCTTCAAGGGGCTGGCGCTGACCGGGCGCTACCTGTTTGCGCGCAAGATCACCGTCCTCTTCCCGGAAGAGAAGACGCCGCTGTCGCCGCGCTTCCGCGGCCTGCATGCGCTGCGTCGCTATCCGAACGGCGAAGAGCGCTGCATCGCGTGCAAGCTGTGCGAAGCGGTGTGCCCGGCCCTGGCCATCACGATCGAGTCGGATCAGCGTGACGACGGCACCCGCCGCACCACGCGCTACGACATCGACCTGACCAAGTGCATCTTCTGCGGCTTCTGTGAAGAGGCGTGCCCGGTGGACGCCATCGTCGAGACGCATATCCTGGAGTACCACGGCGAGAAGCGCGGTGACCTGTACTTCACCAAGGACATGCTGCTGGCCGTGGGTGACCGCTTCGAGCCGGAAATCGCCGCCAACAAGGCAGCCGACGCGAAGTACCGCTGA
- the nuoH gene encoding NADH-quinone oxidoreductase subunit NuoH, whose translation MIESITSFGAATFGGWWPLIWTLVRAVCIILPLLLCVAYLILWERKLIGWMHVRVGPNRVGPMGLLQPIADVLKLLLKEVMVPSAVSRGMYIIAPLMVLMPAVAIWAVVPFQAEAVVSNINAGLLYVMAISSVGVYGVILAGWASNSKYAFLGAMRASAQMISYEIAMGFALVTVLMVTGSLNLSDIVNSQNRGFFANHGINILSWNWLSLLPMFGVYFISGVAETNRHPFDVVEGESEIVAGHMIEYSGMAFALFFLAEYINMIVISAMTATMFLGGWSAPIDAPVFNWIPGFFWLLIKVFLLLSVFIWLRASFPRYRYDQIMRLGWKIFIPLTVGWLIIVAIWLVSPWNIWK comes from the coding sequence ATGATCGAGTCGATTACCTCTTTCGGCGCGGCGACCTTCGGCGGCTGGTGGCCGCTGATCTGGACGCTGGTGCGTGCCGTTTGCATCATCCTGCCGCTGCTGCTGTGCGTGGCTTACCTGATCCTGTGGGAGCGCAAGCTGATCGGCTGGATGCACGTGCGCGTGGGTCCGAACCGCGTGGGCCCGATGGGCCTGCTGCAGCCGATCGCCGACGTGCTCAAGCTGCTGCTCAAGGAAGTCATGGTGCCGAGCGCGGTCAGCCGTGGCATGTACATCATCGCGCCGCTGATGGTGCTGATGCCGGCCGTGGCGATCTGGGCGGTGGTGCCGTTCCAGGCCGAGGCGGTGGTGTCGAACATCAATGCCGGCCTGCTGTACGTGATGGCGATCAGCTCGGTGGGCGTGTACGGCGTGATCCTGGCCGGCTGGGCCTCGAACTCCAAGTACGCGTTCCTGGGTGCGATGCGCGCCTCGGCACAGATGATCTCGTATGAAATCGCCATGGGCTTCGCGCTCGTGACGGTGCTGATGGTCACCGGCAGCCTGAACCTGTCGGACATCGTCAACTCGCAGAACCGCGGCTTCTTCGCCAACCACGGCATCAACATCCTGTCGTGGAACTGGCTGTCGCTGCTGCCGATGTTCGGCGTGTACTTCATCTCGGGCGTGGCCGAAACCAACCGCCACCCGTTCGACGTGGTGGAAGGCGAATCGGAAATCGTGGCCGGCCACATGATCGAATACTCGGGCATGGCGTTCGCGCTGTTCTTCCTGGCCGAGTACATCAACATGATCGTCATCTCGGCGATGACGGCGACGATGTTCCTGGGCGGCTGGTCTGCGCCGATCGACGCACCGGTGTTCAACTGGATTCCGGGCTTCTTCTGGCTGCTGATCAAGGTCTTCCTGTTGCTGTCGGTCTTTATCTGGCTGCGTGCGTCGTTCCCGCGCTACCGCTATGACCAAATCATGCGCCTGGGCTGGAAGATCTTCATTCCGCTCACCGTGGGTTGGCTGATCATCGTTGCCATCTGGCTGGTGTCGCCGTGGAACATCTGGAAGTAA
- the nuoG gene encoding NADH-quinone oxidoreductase subunit NuoG yields the protein MVEIEIDGKKVEVAEGSLVMEAARQAGTYIPHFCYHRKLSIAANCRMCLVEVEKAPKALPACATPVTAGMKVFTNSDKAVKAQKSVMEFLLINHPLDCPICDQGGECQLQDLAVGYGKSESRYQEEKRVVFHKNVGPLISMEEMTRCIHCTRCVRFGQEVAGVMELGMLNRGEHSEITTFVGQTVDSELSGNMIDLCPVGALTSKPFRYSARTWELARRKSVSPHDGLGANVIVQTKNQRVMRVLPLENDAINECWLSDKDRFAYEGLNSDERLTQPMLKQGGQWQTVDWTTALEYVANGLNAIKRDHGAEQIGALASPHSTLEELFLLQKLVRGIGSDSVDFRLRQSDFSAKPTGAPWLGMSIAEVSLLQRTLVVGAFLRKDHPLLAARLRQGGKKGAQLSVIGAGGEDLLMPATQLLGAPSQWLSLLSEVAVAIAAANNVARPGGTDGIEAGDVAKRIAASLASGERKAVFLGNAAVAHPQFSKLHALAQWVAQQTGATLGFLTEAANTVGGYIAGALPQGNGLDAAAMLAQPRRAYVILGAEPEFDSANPQQARAALEHADTVVVLSPFASRAAMEHADVLLPVAPFTETSGTYVNCEGLPQSFNGVVRSLGDSRPAWKVLRVLGNLLGLSGFEYETSEAVRDDVLAKPVADRLSNATAAQTAAPAAAAGGIERLADVPIYHADPIVRRAGSLQLTAASRAAVRAGLPADLFEQLGLAAGDAVRVTQGQGSVVLPAVLDRTLASGVIRVPAATEASAQLGPMFGTVSVEKAESSALAATV from the coding sequence ATGGTTGAAATCGAAATCGATGGCAAGAAGGTCGAGGTTGCCGAAGGCAGCCTGGTGATGGAGGCCGCCCGTCAGGCGGGCACCTATATCCCTCACTTCTGCTATCACCGCAAGCTGTCGATCGCGGCGAACTGCCGGATGTGCCTGGTCGAGGTCGAGAAGGCGCCCAAGGCGCTGCCGGCCTGCGCCACGCCGGTCACCGCGGGCATGAAGGTCTTCACCAACTCCGACAAGGCGGTGAAGGCGCAGAAGTCCGTGATGGAGTTCCTGCTGATCAACCACCCGCTGGATTGCCCGATCTGCGATCAGGGCGGCGAGTGCCAGTTGCAGGATCTGGCCGTGGGCTACGGCAAGTCCGAATCGCGCTACCAGGAAGAGAAGCGCGTGGTGTTCCACAAGAACGTCGGCCCGCTGATCTCGATGGAAGAGATGACGCGCTGCATCCACTGCACGCGCTGCGTCCGCTTCGGCCAGGAAGTGGCCGGCGTGATGGAGCTGGGCATGCTCAACCGCGGCGAGCATTCCGAGATCACCACGTTCGTCGGCCAGACCGTTGACTCGGAACTGTCGGGCAACATGATCGACCTGTGCCCGGTCGGCGCGCTGACCAGCAAGCCGTTCCGCTACTCGGCTCGCACGTGGGAGCTGGCACGCCGCAAGTCGGTGTCGCCGCACGATGGCCTGGGCGCCAACGTGATCGTCCAGACCAAGAACCAGCGCGTGATGCGCGTGCTGCCGCTGGAAAACGATGCCATCAACGAATGCTGGCTGTCCGACAAGGATCGCTTCGCCTATGAGGGCCTCAACAGCGACGAGCGCCTGACCCAGCCGATGCTCAAGCAGGGCGGCCAATGGCAGACCGTGGACTGGACCACGGCGCTGGAGTATGTCGCCAACGGCCTGAATGCGATCAAGCGCGACCACGGCGCCGAGCAGATCGGTGCGCTGGCCAGCCCGCACAGCACGCTGGAAGAGCTGTTCCTGCTGCAAAAGCTGGTGCGCGGCATCGGCAGCGACAGCGTCGACTTCCGCCTGCGCCAGTCCGATTTTTCCGCCAAGCCGACGGGCGCACCGTGGCTGGGCATGTCGATCGCCGAGGTGTCGCTGCTGCAGCGCACGCTGGTGGTGGGCGCCTTCCTGCGCAAGGATCATCCGCTGCTGGCCGCGCGTCTGCGCCAGGGCGGAAAGAAGGGTGCGCAACTGAGCGTGATCGGCGCCGGCGGCGAAGACCTGCTGATGCCGGCGACGCAACTGCTGGGTGCGCCGTCGCAGTGGCTGTCGCTGCTGTCGGAAGTGGCCGTGGCGATCGCCGCCGCCAATAACGTTGCCCGCCCGGGCGGCACCGATGGCATCGAGGCTGGCGATGTCGCCAAGCGCATCGCCGCGAGCCTGGCTTCGGGCGAGCGCAAGGCGGTGTTCCTGGGCAACGCCGCCGTGGCCCATCCGCAGTTCTCCAAGCTGCATGCGCTGGCCCAGTGGGTCGCGCAGCAGACCGGCGCGACGCTGGGCTTCCTGACCGAAGCCGCGAATACCGTCGGCGGCTATATCGCCGGCGCGCTGCCGCAAGGCAACGGCCTGGACGCTGCCGCCATGCTGGCGCAGCCGCGGCGTGCCTACGTCATCCTGGGCGCCGAGCCGGAATTCGATTCGGCGAATCCGCAGCAAGCGCGTGCCGCACTGGAGCATGCCGACACCGTGGTGGTGCTGTCGCCGTTCGCCTCGCGCGCCGCGATGGAACACGCCGACGTGCTGCTGCCGGTTGCGCCGTTCACGGAAACCTCGGGCACCTACGTCAACTGCGAAGGCCTGCCGCAAAGCTTCAACGGCGTGGTCCGCAGCCTGGGCGATTCGCGTCCGGCGTGGAAGGTGCTGCGCGTGCTGGGCAATCTGCTGGGCCTGTCGGGCTTCGAGTACGAGACGTCGGAAGCCGTGCGCGACGACGTGCTGGCCAAGCCGGTCGCTGATCGGCTGTCGAACGCCACGGCCGCGCAGACCGCCGCACCGGCTGCTGCCGCGGGCGGGATCGAGCGACTGGCCGACGTGCCGATCTACCATGCCGATCCGATCGTGCGCCGTGCTGGTTCGCTGCAACTGACGGCCGCATCGCGCGCCGCTGTGCGCGCCGGCCTGCCGGCCGACCTGTTCGAACAGCTGGGCCTGGCCGCCGGCGACGCCGTGCGCGTCACGCAAGGGCAGGGCAGCGTGGTGCTGCCGGCGGTGCTGGACCGCACGCTGGCCTCCGGCGTGATCCGCGTGCCGGCCGCGACCGAGGCATCGGCGCAACTGGGCCCGATGTTCGGCACGGTGAGCGTTGAAAAGGCCGAATCTTCCGCGCTGGCGGCTACGGTGTAA
- the nuoF gene encoding NADH-quinone oxidoreductase subunit NuoF, which produces MTSLHDRHIQPLILAGLNGDNWHLEDYVKRGGYQQLKRILTEKISPEQIIADVKASGLRGRGGAGFPTGLKWSFMPRQFPGQKYLVCNTDEGEPGTFKDRDIIRYNPHALIEGMAIGGYAMGITVGYNYIHGEIWNEYKIFEQALEEARAAGLLGDNILGSGFNFQLHAHHGYGAYICGEETALLESLEGKKGQPRFKPPFPASFGLYGKPTTINNTETFAAVPFLLSIGPDNYLKMGKPNNGGSKIFSVSGDVERPGNYEIPLGTPFSKLLELAGGMRGGKKLKAVIPGGSSAPVVPADLMMASDMDYDSIAKAGSMLGSGAVIVMDETRCMVKSLLRLSYFYFEESCGQCTPCREGTGWLYRVVDRIEHGKGRQEDLDLLNNVAENIMGRTICALGDAAAMPVRGMLKHYWDEFAYHVEHKQCMVPTYI; this is translated from the coding sequence ATGACCTCCCTGCACGATCGACACATCCAGCCGCTGATTCTCGCCGGCCTGAACGGCGACAACTGGCACCTCGAAGACTATGTCAAGCGCGGCGGCTACCAGCAGCTCAAGCGCATCCTGACGGAAAAGATTTCGCCGGAACAGATCATCGCCGACGTGAAGGCCTCGGGCCTGCGCGGCCGTGGCGGCGCGGGTTTCCCGACCGGCCTGAAGTGGAGCTTCATGCCGCGCCAGTTCCCGGGCCAGAAGTACCTGGTCTGCAACACGGACGAGGGCGAGCCCGGCACGTTCAAGGATCGCGACATCATCCGCTACAACCCGCATGCCTTGATCGAAGGCATGGCCATCGGCGGCTACGCGATGGGCATCACCGTGGGCTACAACTACATCCACGGCGAGATCTGGAACGAATACAAGATCTTTGAGCAGGCGCTCGAAGAGGCGCGTGCCGCAGGTTTGCTGGGCGACAACATCCTCGGCTCAGGCTTCAATTTCCAGCTGCATGCGCACCATGGCTATGGCGCGTACATCTGCGGCGAGGAAACCGCGCTGCTCGAATCGCTGGAAGGCAAGAAAGGCCAGCCGCGCTTCAAGCCGCCGTTCCCGGCCAGCTTCGGCCTGTACGGCAAGCCGACCACCATCAACAACACCGAAACCTTTGCCGCAGTGCCGTTCCTGCTGTCCATCGGCCCGGACAACTACTTGAAGATGGGCAAGCCGAACAACGGCGGCTCGAAGATCTTCTCGGTGTCCGGCGACGTGGAGCGCCCGGGCAATTACGAGATTCCGCTCGGCACGCCGTTCTCCAAGCTGCTGGAACTGGCCGGCGGCATGCGTGGCGGCAAGAAGCTCAAGGCGGTCATCCCGGGTGGCTCGTCGGCGCCGGTGGTGCCGGCCGACCTGATGATGGCCTCCGACATGGACTACGACTCGATCGCCAAGGCCGGCTCAATGCTGGGCTCGGGCGCCGTGATCGTGATGGACGAGACGCGCTGCATGGTGAAGTCGCTGCTGCGCCTGTCGTACTTCTACTTCGAGGAATCGTGCGGCCAGTGCACGCCGTGCCGCGAGGGCACCGGCTGGCTGTACCGCGTGGTCGATCGCATCGAGCACGGCAAGGGTCGCCAGGAAGATCTGGACCTGCTCAACAACGTGGCCGAGAACATCATGGGCCGGACCATCTGCGCGTTGGGCGATGCCGCCGCGATGCCGGTCCGCGGCATGCTCAAGCACTACTGGGACGAGTTCGCGTATCACGTCGAGCACAAGCAGTGCATGGTGCCCACCTACATCTAA
- the nuoE gene encoding NADH-quinone oxidoreductase subunit NuoE codes for MLSAEALKEIDRAVAKYPADQKQSAVMAALAVAQSEKGWVSPEVMQFVAEYLEMPPVWVEEVATFYNMYDTKPVGRFKLTVCTNLPCALSGGDRAADYLKQKLGIGFNETTADGTFTLKEGECMGACGDAPVMIVNNTHMCSFMSNEKLDALIADLKAKAPANGAGK; via the coding sequence ATGCTATCAGCAGAAGCTCTCAAGGAAATCGACCGGGCGGTCGCGAAATATCCCGCCGACCAGAAGCAGTCCGCCGTGATGGCGGCGCTGGCGGTCGCGCAGAGCGAGAAAGGCTGGGTTTCGCCCGAAGTCATGCAGTTCGTGGCCGAGTATCTCGAAATGCCGCCGGTGTGGGTCGAGGAAGTGGCGACGTTCTACAACATGTATGACACCAAGCCGGTGGGCCGCTTCAAGCTGACCGTGTGCACGAACCTGCCGTGTGCGCTGTCGGGCGGTGATCGCGCGGCCGACTACCTGAAGCAGAAGCTGGGCATCGGTTTCAACGAGACGACCGCGGACGGCACCTTCACGCTCAAGGAAGGCGAGTGCATGGGCGCATGCGGCGATGCTCCGGTCATGATCGTCAACAACACCCATATGTGCAGCTTCATGAGCAACGAGAAGCTCGACGCGCTGATCGCCGACCTGAAGGCGAAGGCGCCCGCCAATGGAGCAGGCAAGTAA
- a CDS encoding NADH-quinone oxidoreductase subunit D — MADIKNYTLNFGPQHPAAHGVLRLVLELDGEVIQRADPHIGLLHRATEKLAEQKTWIQNVPYMDRLDYVSMMVNEHAYVMAIERLLGIDVPLRAQYIRVMFDEITRIMNHLMWIGAHALDVGAMAVFLYAFREREDLFDMYEAVSGARMHAAYYRPGGVYRDLPDSMPQYKASKVRNEKALAAMNETRSGSLLDFIEAFTDRFPTYVDEYETLLTDNRIWKQRLVGIGVVTPERALQKGMTGPMLRGSGIAWDLRKKQPYEVYDRVDFDIPVGVNGDCYDRYLVRVEEMRQSNRIVRQCVEWLRKNPGPVITDNHKVAPPSRVEMKTNMEELIHHFKLFTEGMHVPEGEAYAAVEHPKGEFGIYVISDGANKPYRLKIRAPGFVHLAALDEMAKGHMIADAVTIIGTQDIVFGEIDR; from the coding sequence ATGGCTGACATCAAGAACTACACCCTCAACTTCGGCCCGCAGCACCCGGCCGCGCACGGCGTGCTGCGTCTGGTGCTGGAGCTGGATGGCGAAGTCATCCAGCGCGCCGACCCGCACATCGGCCTGCTGCACCGCGCGACCGAGAAGCTCGCCGAGCAGAAGACCTGGATCCAGAACGTGCCGTACATGGACCGTCTCGACTACGTGTCGATGATGGTCAACGAGCATGCCTACGTGATGGCCATCGAGCGCCTGCTCGGCATCGATGTGCCGCTGCGCGCGCAGTACATCCGCGTGATGTTCGACGAGATCACGCGGATCATGAACCACCTGATGTGGATCGGCGCTCACGCGCTGGACGTCGGTGCCATGGCGGTGTTCCTGTACGCCTTCCGCGAGCGCGAAGACCTGTTCGACATGTACGAAGCCGTGTCGGGCGCACGCATGCACGCGGCGTATTACCGTCCGGGCGGCGTCTACCGCGACCTGCCGGACTCGATGCCACAGTACAAGGCATCGAAAGTGCGCAACGAGAAGGCGCTGGCGGCCATGAACGAAACGCGTTCGGGCTCGCTGCTGGACTTCATCGAGGCCTTCACCGACCGCTTCCCGACCTACGTCGACGAATACGAAACGCTGCTGACCGACAACCGGATCTGGAAGCAGCGCCTGGTCGGCATTGGCGTGGTGACGCCCGAGCGCGCGCTGCAGAAGGGCATGACCGGGCCGATGCTGCGTGGCTCCGGCATCGCGTGGGACCTGCGCAAGAAGCAGCCGTACGAAGTGTACGACCGCGTCGATTTCGACATCCCGGTGGGCGTGAACGGCGATTGCTACGACCGTTACCTGGTGCGCGTGGAAGAGATGCGACAGAGCAACCGCATCGTCCGCCAGTGCGTGGAATGGCTGCGCAAGAACCCGGGTCCGGTGATCACCGACAACCACAAGGTGGCACCGCCGTCGCGCGTCGAGATGAAAACCAACATGGAAGAGCTGATCCACCACTTCAAGCTCTTCACCGAAGGCATGCACGTGCCCGAGGGCGAAGCGTACGCCGCCGTCGAGCATCCGAAGGGCGAGTTCGGCATCTACGTGATCTCGGACGGCGCCAACAAGCCGTATCGCCTGAAGATCCGCGCGCCGGGTTTCGTGCACCTGGCGGCGCTCGATGAGATGGCCAAGGGTCACATGATCGCCGATGCGGTGACGATCATCGGTACGCAAGACATCGTGTTCGGCGAGATCGACCGCTGA
- a CDS encoding NADH-quinone oxidoreductase subunit C — MTDKLATLQSALEKVLGNRIQSLTEAVGEITLVVKAADYLETMHTLRDDAALKFEQLIDLCGVDYSTYGDGAWNGPRFAAVSHLLSVTHNWRLRVRVFAPDDDLPVVASVVDVWNAADWFEREAFDLYGLVFEGHPDLRRILTDYGFIGHPFRKDFPVSGYVEMRYDPVQRRVIYQPVTIEPREITPRVIREDQYGGLKH, encoded by the coding sequence ATGACCGACAAGCTTGCCACCCTGCAGTCCGCGCTCGAAAAGGTGCTGGGCAATCGCATCCAGAGCCTGACCGAGGCAGTCGGAGAAATCACGCTCGTGGTGAAGGCGGCCGATTACCTGGAAACCATGCACACGCTGCGCGACGATGCCGCGCTCAAGTTCGAGCAGCTGATCGATCTGTGCGGCGTGGATTATTCCACCTACGGCGACGGTGCCTGGAACGGCCCGCGCTTTGCCGCCGTGTCGCACCTGCTGTCGGTCACGCACAACTGGCGCCTGCGCGTGCGCGTGTTCGCACCGGACGATGATCTTCCCGTCGTGGCGTCCGTGGTCGACGTCTGGAACGCCGCCGACTGGTTCGAGCGCGAGGCGTTCGACCTGTATGGCCTGGTCTTTGAAGGCCACCCGGACCTGCGCCGCATCCTGACCGACTACGGCTTCATCGGCCATCCGTTCCGCAAGGATTTCCCGGTGTCGGGCTATGTGGAAATGCGTTACGACCCCGTGCAGCGCCGCGTGATCTACCAGCCGGTGACCATCGAGCCGCGCGAGATTACGCCGCGTGTGATCCGCGAGGATCAATACGGTGGCCTGAAGCACTGA